From a region of the Malania oleifera isolate guangnan ecotype guangnan chromosome 12, ASM2987363v1, whole genome shotgun sequence genome:
- the LOC131144276 gene encoding uncharacterized protein LOC131144276 isoform X1, whose amino-acid sequence MSSILRHASVLFGRPTCAVNSLSYNCLPQQLQQQRGIRVKVINGNLEQALAFMQRKMQSSGIERLIKRPETRHIKNSEKRVLARKNLERKMRSQSLAHQIKTILIKKVSYSPNPQYGVGACPGELALMQARVLPFNQ is encoded by the exons ATGAGTTCAATCTTGAGGCATGCATCAGTTCTCTTTGGACGCCCCACCTGTGCAGTCAACTCACTGAGTTACAACTGTCTCCCTCAACAACTTCAGCAACAGCGAGGGATTCGAGTGAAGGTAATCAACGGGAACCTAGAGCAAGCTTTGGCTTTTATGCAGCGGAAGATGCAGTCCAGTGGGATTGAGCGGTTGATAAAGCGACCTGAAACTCGCCATATCAAGAACTCTGAAAAGCGTGTTCTGGCCCGCAAGAACCTGGAGCGTAAAATGCGATCGCAAAGTCTAGCTCACCAAATCAAGACCATCCTTATCAAGAAAGTCAG TTATTCCCCAAACCCCCAATACGGTGTGGGAGCATGTCCTGGTGAACTGGCATTAATGCAAGCTAGGGTGTTGCCTTTCAATCAATGA
- the LOC131144276 gene encoding uncharacterized protein LOC131144276 isoform X2, protein MSSILRHASVLFGRPTCAVNSLSYNCLPQQLQQQRGIRVKVINGNLEQALAFMQRKMQSSGIERLIKRPETRHIKNSEKRVLARKNLERKMRSQSLAHQIKTILIKKVRESMRAASR, encoded by the coding sequence ATGAGTTCAATCTTGAGGCATGCATCAGTTCTCTTTGGACGCCCCACCTGTGCAGTCAACTCACTGAGTTACAACTGTCTCCCTCAACAACTTCAGCAACAGCGAGGGATTCGAGTGAAGGTAATCAACGGGAACCTAGAGCAAGCTTTGGCTTTTATGCAGCGGAAGATGCAGTCCAGTGGGATTGAGCGGTTGATAAAGCGACCTGAAACTCGCCATATCAAGAACTCTGAAAAGCGTGTTCTGGCCCGCAAGAACCTGGAGCGTAAAATGCGATCGCAAAGTCTAGCTCACCAAATCAAGACCATCCTTATCAAGAAAGTCAG